In Quercus robur chromosome 10, dhQueRobu3.1, whole genome shotgun sequence, a genomic segment contains:
- the LOC126702241 gene encoding probable thiol methyltransferase 2 isoform X2, giving the protein MQSLSHSRLLAHTYATALIPFRNPPSIIRTVSSTNARIHGSKLRRMEKRDENQKSVAVESTARLNNPRVDKLQQLVHKESTDGWEKSWEQGVTPWDLGQPTPILVHLHQTGALPKGRALVPGCGSGYDVAAIACPERYVVGLDISDIAIKKAVELSSSLPNASYFNFLKADFFTWNPSELFDLILDYTFFCAIEPDMRLAWAQRIRDLLKPGGELITLMFPISDHVGGPPFKVSISDYEEVLLPMGFMAVSIVDNELAIGPRKGREKLGRWKRSLAQCSL; this is encoded by the exons ATGCAATCCCTCTCACACTCACGTTTACTGGCTCACACATACGCCACGGCCCTCATCCCGTTTCGGAACCCGCCATCAATCATACGGACCGTTTCGTCCACAAACGCTAGGATTCATGGTTCGAAACTGAGGAGGATGGAGAAAAGAGATGAAAATCAAAAGAGTGTAGCTGTGGAGAGCACCGCAAGATTAAACAACCCCCGTGTTGATAAGCTTCAACAACTCGTACACAAGGAATCTACTG ATGGTTGGGAAAAGAGTTGGGAGCAAGGTGTGACCCCATGGGATTTAGGACAACCGACACCAATTCTTGTACATCTTCATCAAACAGGAGCTCTTCCCAAGGGTAGGGCTTTAGTCCCTGGCTGTGGCAGT GGTTATGATGTAGCAGCAATTGCATGCCCTGAACGCTATGTTGTTGGATTGGATATATCAGACATTGCCATTAAGAAAGCAGTGGAG TTGTCTTCCTCATTACCGAATGCAAGTTATTTTAACTTCTTAAAGGCGGACTTTTTCACTTGGAATCCAAGTGAATTGTTTGATCTCATTCTCGATTATAC GTTCTTTTGTGCCATTGAACCAGACATGAGGTTGGCTTGGGCACAGAGAATTCGTGATTTATTGAAACCTGGTGGAGAGCTCATAACACTAATGTTTCCA ATCAGTGATCATGTTGGTGGACCCCCATTCAAAGTATCAATTTCAGA TTATGAAGAGGTATTACTTCCCATGGGCTTTATGGCAGTATCCATTGTGGATAATGAACTGGCTATTGGACCACGCAAG GGAAGAGAGAAGCTTGGCAGGTGGAAGAGGTCCCTAGCCCAATGCTCACTATGA
- the LOC126702241 gene encoding probable thiol methyltransferase 2 isoform X1 has translation MQSLSHSRLLAHTYATALIPFRNPPSIIRTVSSTNARIHGSKLRRMEKRDENQKSVAVESTARLNNPRVDKLQQLVHKESTDGWEKSWEQGVTPWDLGQPTPILVHLHQTGALPKGRALVPGCGSGYDVAAIACPERYVVGLDISDIAIKKAVELSSSLPNASYFNFLKADFFTWNPSELFDLILDYTFFCAIEPDMRLAWAQRIRDLLKPGGELITLMFPISDHVGGPPFKVSISDYEEVLLPMGFMAVSIVDNELAIGPRKLLQGREKLGRWKRSLAQCSL, from the exons ATGCAATCCCTCTCACACTCACGTTTACTGGCTCACACATACGCCACGGCCCTCATCCCGTTTCGGAACCCGCCATCAATCATACGGACCGTTTCGTCCACAAACGCTAGGATTCATGGTTCGAAACTGAGGAGGATGGAGAAAAGAGATGAAAATCAAAAGAGTGTAGCTGTGGAGAGCACCGCAAGATTAAACAACCCCCGTGTTGATAAGCTTCAACAACTCGTACACAAGGAATCTACTG ATGGTTGGGAAAAGAGTTGGGAGCAAGGTGTGACCCCATGGGATTTAGGACAACCGACACCAATTCTTGTACATCTTCATCAAACAGGAGCTCTTCCCAAGGGTAGGGCTTTAGTCCCTGGCTGTGGCAGT GGTTATGATGTAGCAGCAATTGCATGCCCTGAACGCTATGTTGTTGGATTGGATATATCAGACATTGCCATTAAGAAAGCAGTGGAG TTGTCTTCCTCATTACCGAATGCAAGTTATTTTAACTTCTTAAAGGCGGACTTTTTCACTTGGAATCCAAGTGAATTGTTTGATCTCATTCTCGATTATAC GTTCTTTTGTGCCATTGAACCAGACATGAGGTTGGCTTGGGCACAGAGAATTCGTGATTTATTGAAACCTGGTGGAGAGCTCATAACACTAATGTTTCCA ATCAGTGATCATGTTGGTGGACCCCCATTCAAAGTATCAATTTCAGA TTATGAAGAGGTATTACTTCCCATGGGCTTTATGGCAGTATCCATTGTGGATAATGAACTGGCTATTGGACCACGCAAG CTTTTACAGGGAAGAGAGAAGCTTGGCAGGTGGAAGAGGTCCCTAGCCCAATGCTCACTATGA